In the genome of Bradyrhizobium sp. CB3481, the window AGATATTCGACCATGATCTTCAGGTTGGGGCGGTCCAGCGTCACCCGGCTGGTGAAGGATTCCCGCACCAGCTTGAACGACACCGTCATGTCGGCGACGACGACCTCGGTGCCGTCGGCCTTCGAAGTGCGCTGACGGATCCGCAGCGACTGGCACAGCGGCACGAATTCCGGATAGCGCTCGACATCGGCGACCAGCTCGAACATCTGCGATGCCGTGTGATGAACCCGCCGCTTGCTGGAAAAGCGCGGCATCAGTGCACACTCGCCCGGTTCTTCTGCGCGACTTGCTTCAGATAGGCGTCGGCCTGCCCCCGATCGGTGAAGCAGACGAGCGACTGGTCGGCGCGCAACCCCTTGAAATAGTCGAGCAGCTTCGGCCGCTGCACCTGGCGATAGGTCCAGACGTAGCGGAAGAACGCGAAGTCGATCTTTTCGGGACAGCCCTCGGCCATTTCGGGGCGGACCTTGCCATAGCTGACGGCGATCCGCTTCACGATGCCGAACATGCAGCTGCTGCGCGGCAGGTCGAACCAGACCACGGTGTCGCTGGATTCGCGGCGCAATTCGCCGGCGCCGCTGCTGGTGTAGTTGCCGTCCATGATCCAGCGCGGCTGCCGTACCGCCTCGTTCACGCGGGCCCTGAACTCCGCTCTATCGGATTCGACCCAGCCGGGTTTCCAGAACAGCGCGTCCAGCGACACGAAGGGAATGCCCGTGAGGTCGGACAACTGCCGGGCAAATGTCGACTTGCCGGACCCCGACGATCCCATGACGAGAACGCGTTGCATTGGCTCAAATCCGACGCCTAGCAGCCCCGCGCGATGCGGGCCGCCTGCAGCTTGGCAAAATCCTCGCCGGCATGATGCGACGAGCGGGTCAACGGGCTCGCCGACACCATCAGAAAACCCTTGGTGTAGGCGACCTTCTCGTAACCTGCGAATTCATCGGGCGTGACGTAGCGCATCACCGCATGGTGCTTGCGGGTTGGCTGCAGATACTGCCCGATGGTCAGGAAGTCGACGTCCGCCGAACGCAGGTCGTCCATCACCTGCAGCACCTCGTGGCGCTCCTCGCCAAGCCCGACCATGATGCCTGACTTGGTGAAGATGGTTGGATCGATCTCCTTGACCCGCTGCAGCAGCCGGATCGAGTGGAAGTAGCGCGCGCCCGGGCGCACCGTCAGATACCGGGCCGGCACGGTTTCCAGATTGTGGTTGAACACGTCGGGCTTGGCCGCCGCCACCACCTCTAGCGCACCTTCCTTGCGCAGGAAGTCGGGCGTCAGGATCTCGATGGTCGTGGTCGGGCAGCGGGCGCGGATGGCGCGGATGGTTTGCGCGAAATGCTCGGCGCCGCCGTCGGCGAGATCGTCGCGATCGACCGAGGTCACGACCACATGGGTCAGCCCGAGCTTGAAGGTCGCCTCCGCGACATATTCCGGCTCGTTGGCATCGAGCGCGCCGGGCATGCCGGTCTTGACGTTGCAGAACGCGCAGGCCCGCGTGCAGGTGTCCCCCATGATCATGAAGGTGGCGTGCTTCTTGTCCCAGCACTCGCCGATGTTCGGGCAGCCGGCCTCCTCGCACACCGTGACGAGGCCGTTCTCCTTGACGATCTTTCGCGTGTCCGCATAGCCGCGGGTGTTCGGCGCGCGGACCCTGATCCAGTCCGGCTTCGGCGGCGACAGCGCATCGGGCCGGTTCACCTTTTCGGGGTGGCGCGGGCGAACCTGGTTTAAGGAGACGGTATCGACGAGGACAACCATGTTAAGTCCGGAAATGGCGAGAATACCTAGCTAATCCGTGTCGCCCGGGGCTGCAACCCGATTGCGCACGGGCCTGCAATCCGTCTCGCGAAAGGCGGTGGAAACGTGCAACATAATGACGAATTTCATCCCTCCCGCGAACGATTCTCACCTGAAATGGTCCAAAGCCCCAAGCCTGCCGTGCCCGCCGCCCTCCGGCTCGGCAAGCCGCTGAAACGCTCGTTTTTCGGCCGCAGCGTGCATGAGGTCGCGCCCGATCTGATCGGAGCGACGCTATTGGTCGGCGGCGTCGGCGGCGTCATCACGGAAGTCGAGGCCTATCACCATACCGACCCGGCCGCGCATTCCTTCAATGGGCCGACGCCCCGCAACCGCGTGATGTTCGGCCCGCCCGGCTTTGCCTATGTCTACCGCTCCTATGGCATCCATTGGTGCGTCAACTTCGTCTGCGAGGAGGAAGGCTCGGCTAGCGCCGTCCTGATCCGCGCGCTGGAGCCGACTCATGGCCTTCCCGCCATGCGCCGCCGCCGCGGCCTTGAGGAGGCTCGCGCTTTATGCTCGGGCCCGGGCAAGCTCTGCGAGGCGCTCGGCATCACGATCAAACACAATGAGCTCCCGCTCGATCAGCCGCCGTTCGCACTGCATGCGCGCGTAGGCAAGGTGGAGACCGTTGCCGGGGTGCGGATCGGAATCACGAAGGCGGTCGATCTACCGTGGCGCTATGGCTTGAAGGGATCGAGATTCCTGAGCAAGCCGTTCTTGAGGACGTGATCTCGCTTTCGGGCCGTCATTAAGGTAGCGACGCGCACACCGCTGTCATCCTCCGCGCAGGCGGAGGATCCAGTACGCTGCGACTTATCGGGTCAATCACACTACGGCCTCTGGAATACTGCACACCCGCCCCAGTGCGCAATCGCGCACAATGCGGGTGACAACGAGTGAATATGTGCCAGCATTCTCGCGACGCATTTGCGGCCGAGGCTTTGGGACCGCATCGGACGTCGCGAGCAGCGCTACATGTCAACGCCGACCGATCCGCAGGGCTTGAAGGTTTGGAGCGAGCGCCCGCGCAAGCACCCTCATGTTTCTGGCGTAGGCAAGCAAGCCCATGATGATGACCAAAGCTACCACGACCAATCCGGCTACCAGGTTCTGCGCCATGGCTGCCGCTCCAAGTGAACCTCACGAACATGATGACCGCGCAAATCGGGGCGTCAACGCCGGGAACTGGGCCGGCGCCTCACGACAGCGGCCCGCCCGGCTGCTGTCAGATCGTCACGCGGCTGCCGTCGAAGCGCGTAAAGGAAAAGCCGTCGAAGGGTTCGCGCAGCGTCGTGCGCTCGTCCCGCAGCATGCCGATAGCCACCTCCTCGCCGATCGCCATTGAGGCGGACGCGTCGGAGCGCCAGTGGATGCCCGCCCAATTCCGGCCGAAGCCGAAATTCACCGCGAGCTTGTTCAACTCTCCACCGACCGTGAGCGGCGGTCCGTTATAGGGCACGAGCTTCGTCGGGTCAGCCGGATCGGGCTGTACCGGATTAGCGATGACACGGCTCTCGTCGAAAAACGCTTTCAATATGGTAGCCGTGACGGCACCGACACTCGTGGCTCCGCCAGGATAGGTGGAGTGGAAGGGCGCGGCCTCCGGATAGGTTTGTGACAAAAGATAGCTGCCATATTTGGCTTTACTCCGTTCAAGGGCTTCCGATTTCAGGAAGCTATCATGCAACGGGTAGTCGCTCACGCCGTTGGCAAGGCGATGGTGCGCCAGAGCGCCATAGGCTTCCGGTCGCAAAGCCCGGTGCACGAAATATTTCTGCCAGTAGGCCGCGCGGACGGAGTTACTGATACCCGTGGCGAGTAGTGCCTGCACATGGGGCAATCCGAAGGTGGCACCCGCAGGTCCCTGGGTTTTCGATTTCCGATACGGGTTCGATGCGTAGGACACGGGCTCCGCCGGAGGATACATGCCGGAGTACCGCTGGTCACTTCCACGAGCGGGGGTTGCGAGGATCAGCGCTGCCGCCCACCCAAGTGCAGGACCAGCGTGGATATACTCCGCGAGATCTCTTCCTGTCGTGATGTACCGCGGTGTCGCGTCGAACTGCAATTGACGTTTCGGCGCGGTGCCGTTCTGGATCGCCAGCCATTCCTCATATTCGGTCAGGAATTCGTTGGCGGGCAACACGGTGCGAATTTGAGCACTGATCCACTGTGCGGCATAGGGCACGTCCCGAAGCAGGAATTGCGAGATCATCGGTCCATCCAGAACGCCTGGCGGCGTGACCGAGCGGCCCTTCGGGTCAGTCGGGTCGAAATAGAGCGCATTGGCACGGAACAACGTACCGGCTGTGACTAGTCCACCAGACTTCGGGCCGCGGAAATCGGCAAGCTTGTTGATTTCCTCGGTTGCGGCAAGCACGTCGCGATTGGAGGTGTCGTCGCGCAATTCGGTAAGCGGAACGTCACGCAGCAGGGATTGCCAATATACCTCAACCGCCTCGCCACCGCGCTCCGCACTCTCAAGGGCTGGTGCCGGCGGAATTCCAATCTGGGTGGGATTTATGCCGCTAAGACTGACGGCTTGCGTGCCGACGGGATTAACCAGTTTGCGAGTGCCGCCGAGCGGGATTTTCTCGAAATCAGCGGGATTACCCGATTGGCAAGCGGCATAGAGCGCCTGCCATGCAGCTTGTTCCACTTCGCCGCGTTTGTCGTGCGGCAGGCCCCGCGTATCGGAACCGATCTTGCTGGTGTAGCGCGCCTCATCGCCGTTCGTCGGGTGCGGCGCGATGGGAATTTTCTCGTTGTCCCTTGCGCAGACCTCTCGCACTTCAATGGCGCGGCGCTTGAAAGCCGCGTCGAGTGGTCGTGGGTCCGCGTTCACAGGCTGCGCCGTGGCCGGGGCGATTCCGGGCATGTTCGGCGGCGATGCGAGCACGGCGGCGCCAACTGCGACGCCGGCGCCACCGAGCAGCAAGCGGCGAGTGACCGCGGTGGTCGGTGATGGCAAGTCGGCTTCAGTCGAAATGGTGGGATGGTTAGCCATGGAGCTCTCCTCCCTCGCAGGCACATGAATGCACGCGCGATCCGCACAGCCGATATTCGATGCCTCATCTGGGCGGATCAGATCCGCTAACTTCCGACGAAACCCGAATCTTGCACGCGCGCGCCTGGGAGTTCATCCCACAAGGTCGTGTCGCTGATCCGCGACGTGACGGTCGCCGCGGCCCGTGATCCCCGCATGCTCTTCCGTGCTGCCGATGAATTCGAAAGTGCCGCGGAGCCTCCTCAAGGACGTACTTAGCAAAGACCTTGGATCCGTCGGACTCGCGAGCAAAGACCTCCATGCGGGAGTTTCCAATGCGTCTAATAGACGCGCGAGACCGTATCTTACTGGTCAGATGGCGACACGATTAGCCAGTAGCCACATGCGCACGGCGGTATGCGGGGATGGACCGGGCCAGGATCTCGCTCGGATCGCCGTCAGATATCCTGGTTTGCCCGTTACAGCCGCACTCCAGCGCCCTTCGGTCGGCACCGTATTCATACGGATGGAACGCCCGGCCATTTCGCCATTTGAATTGATAAGATTATTGCCCGTTTTGCACTCGACACGAAACCTCCACGCCGGTGCGAAAGATGATGACTTCCGTCACCGCAATTGATTGCGAGAATTCTCAGGCCCGCAATTGCAAATGCAATGAATGCGGCAAGCAAATGCACCATGTGGCTGATTTGCCCAAGACCGCCCGATTCAGGGCTGCCTCGATCTTTCGCTGCGATCAATGCAAATGTATCGCGCGAAGTGATCTCGACGAAGGTTGATGGCCGCCGGCTCGCGCAGTTTACGCCATCACCGTCTTCGTCAGGTCGGCATCTCACATCGGCCGATGGCACACCGCCTCGACCTTGTTGCCGTCGGGATCGCGCAGGAAGGCGCCGTAATAGGCGGCGTGGTAGTGGCGCAGGCCCGGCGGGCCGTCGTCGGTGCCGCCTGCGGCGATGCCGGCACGCCAGAAGGCATCGACCTCCTCACGCGATTTTGCCTTGAAGCACCAGTGGCGGCTGGCCGCCTCGTCCGGCTCCGGGCCGCGGTAGATCGCGATATAGACGCGATCGGGATGCTGCGCGTCCGCCCGCTCGCCGTAGCCGAGCCAGCGGTCGCTACGGCCGACCTTGACGACACCGAGCGCGGCCATGATCGCATCGTAGAAGCGTTCAGCGGCAGCAAACTCGAAAACGGTGATGGAGACGTGGTCGAGCATCGATCAGGTCCTCGATGATGGCTCTCTCAGTCGTCATTGCGAGGAGTGAAGCGACGAAGCAATCCAGTTGGCCGTTATGCCGCGGCATGGATTGCTTCGCTTCGCTTGCAATGACGAGGATGGTTCGGCGCCCCGCTACTGCGACGCCAGCTTCAGCCGCTCCAGCGCTTCCTGGAGCTTGGCCTTGCGCGCGACCGCCGCCTCGCGCTTTTCCTTTTCTTCCTCGACGATCTCTTCGGGCGCGTTGGCGACGAACTTCTCGTTGCCGAGCTTGGCGTCGACACGCTTGATGTCGGCGTCGGCCTTGACGATTTCCTTGTCCAGCCGGGTTTTCTCCGCGGCGAGATCGATCACGCCCTTCAGCGGCAACGCCACGACTTCGCCCCGCACCAGTAGCTGCACTGCGCCTTCCGGCGGACGGTCGGCGAAGTCGATCGCGGCGAACCGCGCCAGCCGCTTGATGATGTCGCTCCAGCGGTGGGCGCGCTCTTTGGTCTCGGCCGAAGCGCCCGCCAGCACCACCGGGATCATCGTCGCCGGCGGAATGTTCATTTCCGATTTCACCGAGCGGATGGCGGTGACGAGATCAACCACCCAGCCGATCTCGGCCTCCGCGGCGGGATCGCTAAAATCACCGGCATCGACCGCGGCCATGACCGGCGCGATCAGGGGATCGCCGGGCGCGGCTGTCGCCATCGCCGCGATCTGCTCGACCGTGACCGCGCTCGCCTTGCGCGGCCATTCGGCCAAAACCAGGAGGCCGTCGCGCGCGGCCGTTACCGCCCAGAGCTCCTCGGTGATGAACGGCATGAACGGATGCAGCAATTTGAGGATCTCGTCGCGTGCCCAGGCGATCATGGCGCGCGTCTCGGTCTTCGCCGTCCCCTCCTCGCCCATCAGCACGGGTTTGGCGAGTTCAACATACCAGTCGCAATAGACGTTCCAGACGAAGCGGTAGATTGCATTGGCCGCATCGTTGAAGCGATAGCCCTCGATCGCCTCGGTCACCTCGCGTGTGGCGCGCGAGGTTTCGTGCGCAATCCAGCGGTTCAACGTTTCCTTGGCCGCCGCCGGATCGAAGCCGACCGGTTGCGTGCAGCCGTTCATCTCGGCGAAACGGCAGGCATTCCAGAGCTTGGTCGCAAAATTGCGATTGGTCTCGACGAGCTGCGGCGACAGCTTGATGTCGTGGCTGTGGGCCGCGCCGCGCGCCAGGGCAAAGCGCAGCGCATCCGCGCCGTATTCGTCGATCACGCCGAGCGGATCGATGACGTTGCCTTTCGACTTCGACATCTTGGCGCCCTTCTCGTCGCGAACCAGGCGGTGGATGTAGACCGTCGAGAACGGTGCCTCCTTCATAAAGTGCAGGCCCATCATCATCATGCGGGCGACCCAGAAGAAGATGATGTCCCAGCCGGTGACGAGCACGTTGGTCGGATAATAGCGCTTCACTTCGGCCGTATCCTCCGGCCAGCCGAGCGTCGAGAACGGCCAGAGCGCGGACGAGAACCAGGTGTCGAGCACGTCCTCGTCGCGGGTGATGAAGCCTTCGCGCTTAGACGGATCGCGGGCCATCTCGGCCCCCTGCTCCGGCGTGATCACTTCCTGCTCGACATAATAGCCGAGCGCGTTGCCGACGGCCTCCTCCTCGGTTTCGGCGACGAACACCTTGCCGTCGGGACCGTACCAGGCCGGGATCTGGTGACCCCACCAGAGCTGGCGCGAGATGCACCAGGGCTGGATGTTCTCCATCCACTCGAAATAGGTCTTTTCCCAGTTCTTCGGCACGAAGCCCGTCGTGCCCGAACGCACCGCCGTGATCGCCGGCTGCGCCATGGTTTTCGCATCGACGTACCACTGGTCGGTCAGGTAAGGCTCGATCACCGTGCCTGAGCGGTCGCCGTGCGGCACCATGTGCGTGTTCGGCTCGATCTTCTCCAGGAAGCCGAAATCCTCCAGCCGCGCCACGATCGTCTTGCGCGCGGCGAAGCGGTCGACATTGTGCAGCTCCTCCGCCAGCATCAACGCGCCTTCGGGCAATCCGCGCAGATAGTCCTCATTGTCGACGAGCGCCATGGAGCCTTCGCGATCGAACACGTTGATCTGCGGCAGGTTGTGGCGCTTGCCGACCTCGAAGTCGTTGAAGTCATGCGCCGGCGTGATCTTCACCGCGCCCGAGCCCTTTTCCGGGTCGGCGTAGTCGTCGCCGATAACAGGGATGCGGCGGCCGACCAGCGGCAGGATGACGTGCTGGCCGATCAGGTGCCCGATCCGCTCGTTCTCCGGATGGATCGCAACGGCTGTATCGCCGAGCATCGTCTCGGGCCGCGTGGTCGCCACGACGACGAACGTCGAGGGATCGTCGGGGCTGAAGGTCTTGCCTTCGATTGGATAGCGCAGATACCACAGGCTGCCCTTGACCTCGACCTGCTGCACTTCGAGATCGGAGATCGCCGTGAGCAGCTTGGTGTCCCAGTTCACCAGCCGCTTGTCCTTGTAGATCAGTCCCTCGCGGTGCAGCTCGACGAACACCTTCACGACCGCGCGCGACAGCCCCTCGTCCATCGTGAAGCGCTCGCGCGACCAGTCGCAGGAGGCGCCGAGGCGCTTGAGTTGATTGACGATGGCGCCGCCGCTCTCCGCCTTCCACTGCCAGACGCGCTCGAGGAATTTGGCGCGGCCGAGGTCGCGCCGGCCCGGCTCCTGCCGCTCCATCAACTGCCGCTCGACCACCATCTGGGTGGCGATGCCGGCATGGTCGGTACCGGGCTGCCACAGCACGTCGCGGCCGCGCATGCGCTCGAAGCGGCACAGCACGTCCTGCAACGTATTGTTCAGCGCGTGGCCCATATGCAGCGAGCCCGTCACGTTCGGCGGCGGGATCACGATGGTGAAGGGCGCGGCGTCTTTGCGCTCAGGACGGCCGGCCTTGAACGCGCCGCTCTCCTCCCAGATCAGGGACATGCGGCTTTCGATATCGGCGGGCTGGTAGTTTTTCTCGATCATGACGGTGCAGTTGGAGTGCTGGGCGTTCTCGAGCAACCCGTCGCCGGCCCACCCAAAGAATACGCATTCAAAACAACGTGGTAGCGCCCGGTTCTAGCGAGATCGGCGCCGGACGGCCCCTAGAAAGCCGCCGCAGCGCCTCAAGTCAACCTGACAAGTCAACTCCGAAGACGGCAGGACGCCGTGATAACGGCCAGTTGAGCCGCTGAAGCCAGCGTTGGAGCCGTCGCTGGGACGCGGGAACTAGCGCCCGCGCGAGACGCGCTCGATTTCGGCCTTGACGATGCGCTCGACCAGTCCCGGCAAATTGTCGTCCAGCCAGGATTTGAGCATCGGCCGCAGCATTTCCTTGACCAAATCCTCAAGCGTCCGCGCATTGTTGCTGAGGACGGTATTGGCCAGCGAATTGAAGGCTGATTCCACGGCGGATACGGTTGTACGCGACAAGATCGGTTGCTGGGGCGGGCTGTCGTAGGAAGACTCGTGGGCCGGTTGCCGGTTTCTGGATTCGCTGAATTCGATATCGTCGGCGGGCTCGATCCTGCTGAACGACGCGGCCGGTGGTGGCGGCGGCGCCGGATCGGGCAGCGCCATCTCGTCGGTAAGTTCGAACACGTCGGGCTCGGGCGGCGGCGCCGGCCGGACCTCGGGCTCCGGCGTCGCCGCATCGAGACTCGCCAGCATGGCGTCGATGTCGTCCTGGCTATTGCTGACGGCCGGAGCCGGCGCGGGTGGCGGCGGTGCAGGAGCAGGTTTGGGCGCAGACGCCGGCTTCGGCGGGGGCGCGATGGCGGACGGCGGAATGTCCTTCATCACGGGCTTTGGCGACGGCGCCGCAGCTTCCGGCTTGGCAGCCGCAGGCTTCGCCTCGTCGTCGGCGATGATGCGACGGATCGACGCCAAAATCTCCTCCATCGAGGGTTCTTGGACCTTCGCAGGTTGCGTCATCTCCGACTCCACATCGAAACCATTTTACACCAAAGCCACGAAGGAATTGCCGGTTCCGAATATGCAGGCCGGGATTTTCACCGCACAAGCCTGACTTGTCCCCAGATCAGGTCTGCCCGCTGCACCACGCGGGAGCCCCTATTCCCCTCAAGACGACCCACACACCCCCGAATACGAGGACGCGGCGCGAATCGCCCAGCTCGCCCCGGAAACGGTACGTCATCGCTCTAAATGATTGCAAGCAAAGCGCCCGGCGCTTCAGGCGCCGGGCGACGATATTGGTCTCGTGTTGCGCCTGAGGCGCCGACGTCAGCGGCCGTCGGGCGTGCGAACGCCGGCCCAGCTGTCACGCACCTGATGATAGTGCACGCTCGGGTCGTAGACCGTGGTCGGCAGGTTGAGCACCTGCGGCGATAGCCGGCCGACCTTGTCGAGCACGGAATAGGACGCCACCACGCGATCGTGCTGCGCGGTGACCAGCGCGACGCGTGCGTTGACCAGCGCCTGCTGCGCGTTCAGCACGTCAAGCGTGGTGCGTTGCCCTGCCTTGGCTTCCTCGCGCACGCCGTTCAGCGCGATTTCGGACGCCTGCACTTGCGACTGGGCGGACGCGACCTGCGCCTTGCCGGCGACCAGCTGGCCCCATGCCGTGACGACGTTGGCGCGGGTCTGGTCGCGGGTCTGGTCGAGCACGAGACGCTGCTGAGCCGCCGTTTCCTTGGACTGGCGGATCAGCGAGTATTCGCTGCCGCCCTGGTAGATCGGCACGTTGAGCTGCGTGGTCACGGACGCGCCGAACGAGCGGTACTGGATGAGGCTCTGCTCGTAGGACTGCTGCACCGCCGCCTGCAGCGTGACGGTAGGCAGCAGCGCGCCCTCCGCCACCTTGACCTGCAGGTAGCTGACGTCAATGCCGAACATCGCAGCGGTGACGTTCGGATTCTGTATCAGGCCAAGTTCGACGGCCGCCGGCAGCGTCGCGGGCAGGAAGCGGTCGACCGGCGAGCCCGGTGCCAGATTTTCCGGCTCGTTACCGATGATGCGGCGGAAGTTCGAGCGCGTCGTCGTCAGATTGGCTTCAGCCGTCAGGAGCTGCGTCTTGCCTGCGGCGAGTTGCGCCTCCGACTGCGCAACGTCCGTGCGGGTGACTTCGCCGACATTGAAGCGGTCGCGCGTCTGCTTGAGCGTCTGCTCGAGCACGCGCACGTTGCTCTTCTGCACCTCGACGATCGCCGAATCGCGCAAATAGTCCATGTAGGTGGTGGCGGCGCTGAGCAGCACGGTCGATTCGATTGCCCGCAGAGCCTCGCGCGCGCCGGAAACCTGACCTTCCGCCGCTCTGGTCCGGTTCGCGGTCTGCTGGCCGTTGAACAGCGTCTGCGTGACGGTCGCGCCGACGCTGCGCGGCGGATTGGCACCGTGAATGTTGGTTTTTACGAGATTGGTGGGCGTGCCGCCCTGCGTGCTCAGCGTGTCCGTATACTGGTAGCCCGCGCTCGCCGTCACCGCGACCTTCGGGCGATAGCCCGACAGGGCCTGCGGCACAGCTTCGTCGGTCACGCGCACCTGCGCGCGCTGCGCATTGAGCTGCGGATTGCCTTGATAGGCGCGCACCAGCGCCGCCTCGATCGTATCGGCCAAGGCGGGCATTGCGCCCATAAAAGACAATAGAAGGGCCGAGGCCGCCGCCCCGGTAAATGCCTTCACCCCACGCATCCCAAGCAATCCAATCGTTATTTTGATCGCCCGGCCCATGCACCATGCTCGCACATGATCGTTAACCGAACGTCGCTTCACTCGAAGTGAGTCCCAGCTCACCTTAGTCCGCACGTAGGCCGGACGGAACTACCCCACAAGGTATATTCCGTCGAAACTCTTCACGTGGGGCAAACGGGCCACACTTCTGATTTGGAAAGGGATTTAGCCGGCCGCGGAGGGCAAATATTGGGCGTGGAAGGGGCTGAAACGCTAGAAAACGAAGGCCGGAACAAGTTCCATGCCGGGCAGCAGCGGGGCAGCGGCGTCGAACAGCGCACGATGACCGAAATCGCCGTGCGAAGCAGTCACGATGGTTGCCCGCGCCGGCCGCGATGTCGCAAAAACACCGACCAATCGGCCACCATCGCGCAATTGTCCATAGAGTTGCTCCGGCACGATCCCGGTGGCGCCGTTCAGTACGATGACGTCATAGGGTGCTTTGGCCGAATCGCCGTCGGCCGGCGCCGCGGTTCGGACCACAACGTTTCCACAGCCGTTCTGGGCCAGAAGCGCCTGCGCCTTCGCCGCCAGCGCTGAATCGCTCTCGGTCGCCGTGACCTCGGCCGCGAGCTGCGCGACGATGGCGGCGGCGTAGCCGGTGGCGCAGCCGACCACCAGGACGCGGTCGCTCGCCTTGATCTCGGCGGCCTGCAGCATCTTCGCGAGCACCGCTGGCTTGATCAGGTAGCGCTTGGCCGCGCCGCCCTCGCTGACGTCGAGATCGAGGTCCAGATAGGCCAGCGCCTGCCGGTTTTCGGGAACGAAGGCCTCGCGCGGCACTGCCAGCATGGCATCGAGAATGCGGATATCGGTCACGTCGCTCGGACGCACCTGACCATCGACCATCTTCTGGCGCGCGGTCGCAAAACCGGACATAGGCTAAGACCCCGAAAGCATGCGGCGTGGCCGCCGAAACAGCTGAAAGTTAAGGCCATCTTTGGTACAAGCGGGCGCAAAACGCAACATGCGTACCCTGCCCGCGCGGATGGCCGCCGCCCGCACTGACGAAGCGCCGCCTGCTCGACGCGCCGCCTACTCGATCGTGACGGCGAGGCGCGCCATCAGACGCGCCACCTCATTCAGATGTTGGGCATCGTGCGCCTCAACGGCTTTCGCGAGCCGCAGCAGGCATTCGTCGTCGCTCATGGCGTCAATCGCGCGATCGCTCATGGGAGGAACATCGCCCGGAACGATCGAGGGCACCGTGTGGATCAGGTCGGTCATATTGGCTGGCATCGAATCAGCTCCCCTTGAAGCCCGGCATGACCAAGCTTTTTGGCCGATTGAGTCGAATTGGCGGCTCGGCCCAGGATCGCGGCCGATGCCCCTGTGGATGACGAAATCGGGCGCATCCGGTTCCCGTCGATCCCGTCGGCGCCAAGGCAGAATGATGACAAATCGTTGTGACGCAGGGACTTTCCGGTGCGGCTCCCGGCAGAAACAGAAACGGCGATTTGGTCCTTTGCAAGCCTGAAAGGCTTTGTTATACGCTCCCCGCATCGCGAACCTCCTGGTTCGCCTATTCCTCGGTAGCTCAGCGGTAGAGCATTCGACTGTTAATCGAATGGTCGCTGGTTCGAATCCAGCCCGGGGAGCCAGCGCTTTTTGTTGCGCCGGCGCCGCCGCCCATGCCTCGAAAAGGCGGTCTTCTTTCCCTTTAAATCGCGAACGTATTTAAAGAGCGCCGCGCAGATATCCGGGCGCGTATATAAAGCCTCGCACGTGCATCTGCGCGATCCGGAAGGCTGCTGATCACACCGAAATGATTGCAAGGCGACCTTGCGTCAGTTTTCCCAGCGGAAGGCGGGCGTTCGATGCATGTGCACGCTTCAGTGCAGATACATCTGGTGCAGATATATCGGCTGATGCCGATTGCAGGC includes:
- a CDS encoding type II toxin-antitoxin system RatA family toxin; the encoded protein is MPRFSSKRRVHHTASQMFELVADVERYPEFVPLCQSLRIRQRTSKADGTEVVVADMTVSFKLVRESFTSRVTLDRPNLKIMVEYLRGPFSNLENRWTFEPKSETDCEVGFFLSYEFKSRMLAMLMGTMFDTAFQRFAAAFEKRADAIYGKGGAAS
- a CDS encoding DNA topology modulation protein — its product is MQRVLVMGSSGSGKSTFARQLSDLTGIPFVSLDALFWKPGWVESDRAEFRARVNEAVRQPRWIMDGNYTSSGAGELRRESSDTVVWFDLPRSSCMFGIVKRIAVSYGKVRPEMAEGCPEKIDFAFFRYVWTYRQVQRPKLLDYFKGLRADQSLVCFTDRGQADAYLKQVAQKNRASVH
- the lipA gene encoding lipoyl synthase, with the protein product MVVLVDTVSLNQVRPRHPEKVNRPDALSPPKPDWIRVRAPNTRGYADTRKIVKENGLVTVCEEAGCPNIGECWDKKHATFMIMGDTCTRACAFCNVKTGMPGALDANEPEYVAEATFKLGLTHVVVTSVDRDDLADGGAEHFAQTIRAIRARCPTTTIEILTPDFLRKEGALEVVAAAKPDVFNHNLETVPARYLTVRPGARYFHSIRLLQRVKEIDPTIFTKSGIMVGLGEERHEVLQVMDDLRSADVDFLTIGQYLQPTRKHHAVMRYVTPDEFAGYEKVAYTKGFLMVSASPLTRSSHHAGEDFAKLQAARIARGC
- a CDS encoding DNA-3-methyladenine glycosylase, with protein sequence MVQSPKPAVPAALRLGKPLKRSFFGRSVHEVAPDLIGATLLVGGVGGVITEVEAYHHTDPAAHSFNGPTPRNRVMFGPPGFAYVYRSYGIHWCVNFVCEEEGSASAVLIRALEPTHGLPAMRRRRGLEEARALCSGPGKLCEALGITIKHNELPLDQPPFALHARVGKVETVAGVRIGITKAVDLPWRYGLKGSRFLSKPFLRT
- a CDS encoding vanadium-dependent haloperoxidase encodes the protein MANHPTISTEADLPSPTTAVTRRLLLGGAGVAVGAAVLASPPNMPGIAPATAQPVNADPRPLDAAFKRRAIEVREVCARDNEKIPIAPHPTNGDEARYTSKIGSDTRGLPHDKRGEVEQAAWQALYAACQSGNPADFEKIPLGGTRKLVNPVGTQAVSLSGINPTQIGIPPAPALESAERGGEAVEVYWQSLLRDVPLTELRDDTSNRDVLAATEEINKLADFRGPKSGGLVTAGTLFRANALYFDPTDPKGRSVTPPGVLDGPMISQFLLRDVPYAAQWISAQIRTVLPANEFLTEYEEWLAIQNGTAPKRQLQFDATPRYITTGRDLAEYIHAGPALGWAAALILATPARGSDQRYSGMYPPAEPVSYASNPYRKSKTQGPAGATFGLPHVQALLATGISNSVRAAYWQKYFVHRALRPEAYGALAHHRLANGVSDYPLHDSFLKSEALERSKAKYGSYLLSQTYPEAAPFHSTYPGGATSVGAVTATILKAFFDESRVIANPVQPDPADPTKLVPYNGPPLTVGGELNKLAVNFGFGRNWAGIHWRSDASASMAIGEEVAIGMLRDERTTLREPFDGFSFTRFDGSRVTI
- a CDS encoding VOC family protein is translated as MLDHVSITVFEFAAAERFYDAIMAALGVVKVGRSDRWLGYGERADAQHPDRVYIAIYRGPEPDEAASRHWCFKAKSREEVDAFWRAGIAAGGTDDGPPGLRHYHAAYYGAFLRDPDGNKVEAVCHRPM